Proteins encoded within one genomic window of Chroicocephalus ridibundus chromosome 7, bChrRid1.1, whole genome shotgun sequence:
- the NEUROD1 gene encoding neurogenic differentiation factor 1, producing the protein MTKSYSESGLMGEPQPQGPPSWTDECLSSQDEEHEVDKKEEDLEGLHAEAEEDSLRNGEEEDEEDDLDEEEEEEEEEEDDDQKPKRRGPKKKKMTKARMERFKLRRMKANARERNRMHGLNAALDNLRKVVPCYSKTQKLSKIETLRLAKNYIWALSEILRSGKSPDLVSFVQTLCKGLSQPTTNLVAGCLQLNPRTFLPEQSQEVPPHVAAAAAAAGGGPFPAHPYPYQSPGLPSPPYGTMDSSHLFHLKPPHAYGAALDPFFESGLAEGASPAFDGPLSPPLSVNGNFSFKHEPAADFDKSYAFTMHYPAAAAALAAAPAHAAIFPPAAAASRCEIPVDGLAPYEGHPHHERVLSAQLNAIFHD; encoded by the coding sequence ATGACCAAGTCGTACAGCGAGAGCGGGCTGATGGgcgagccccagccccaggggcccCCGAGCTGGACGGACGAGTGCCTCAGCTCCCAGGACGAGGAGCACGAGGTGGACAAGAAGGAGGAGGACCTGGAGGGTCTGCACGCCGAGGCCGAGGAGGACTCGCTGCGGAAcggcgaggaggaggacgaggaggacgaCTTGGacgaagaggaggaagaagaggaggaggaggaggacgacgacCAGAAGCCCAAGAGGCGGGGCCCCAAGAAGAAGAAGATGACCAAGGCGCGCATGGAGCGGTTCAAGCTGCGGCGCATGAAGGCCAACGCCCGGGAGCGCAACCGCATGCATGGCCTCAACGCGGCCCTGGACAACCTGCGGAAGGTGGTGCCCTGCTACTCCAAGACGCAGAAGCTCTCCAAGATCGAGACCCTGCGCCTGGCCAAGAACTACATCTGGGCGCTCTCCGAGATCCTGCGCTCGGGCAAGAGCCCGGACCTGGTCTCCTTCGTGCAGACCCTCTGCAAGGGCCTCTCCCAGCCCACCACCAACCTGGTGGCCGGCTGCCTGCAGCTCAACCCGCGGACTTTCCTGCcggagcagagccaggaggtGCCGCCAcacgtggcggcggcggcggcggcggcggggggcggcccttTCCCGGCCCACCCCTACCCCTACCAGTCCCCGGGCCTGCCCAGCCCGCCCTACGGCACCATGGACAGCTCCCACCTCTTCCACCTCAAGCCGCCCCACGCCTACGGCGCCGCGCTCGACCCCTTCTTCGAGAGCGGCCTGGCGGAGGGCGCCAGCCCCGCCTTCGACGGGCCCCTCAGCCCGCCCCTCAGCGTCAACGGCAACTTCTCCTTCAAGCACGAACCGGCCGCCGACTTCGACAAGAGCTACGCCTTCACCATGCActaccccgccgccgccgccgcgctggccgccgcccccgcccacgccgccatcttcccgcccgccgccgccgcttcgcGCTGCGAGATCCCCGTCGACGGCCTGGCGCCCTACGAGGGTCACCCCCACCACGAGCGGGTCCTCAGCGCCCAGCTCAACGCCATCTTCCACGACTGA